Genomic segment of uncultured Desulfobacter sp.:
AGTCTCCCATGTGTTTTCCTGGCGGCCCGAGGAGCTGGGTCACACCGTATGCCAGCTATTTGGCCCGGAACCTGAAATCATGGCCCGGGCTGCCCAGCGTATTGAAACCGAAGGGTTCTTCGGGGTGGACCTGAATTTCGGATGTTCCGTTGCCGCAATCTGCAAAAAAGGATGCGGGGCTGCACTTTTAAAAACGCCGGAAAAGGCTGTAAATATTGTTTCCGCAGTCAGAAACGCTGTATCTTGCCCGGTGTTTGTTAAATTTCGAACCGGATGGAAAGATGAGCCCCAGTTTCCTGTAACCATGGCCCGGGCCTTTGAAGATGCCGGGGCTGACGCCTTGACATTTCATCCCCGGGTCGCCCCGGACAGAAGAAGCCGAAGACCCAAGTGGGAACTGATCGGCAAGGTCCGGGATGCGGTCTCCATTCCTGTATTCGGCAATGGGAACCTGTTTGCGCCAGAACATGGGATCAAAATGATCCGAGAAACCGGCTGCCAGGGGCTCTCCATTGGCAGGATGGCCGTGGCCCGGCCGTGGATGTTTGCCCAGTGGACCCAAGGTTTTCAACCGGAATCCACCATTTATATGGAAACCGCCCTGGAGATGGCAGGACTTTTAAGCGCCCATTATGAAGACCATTTTGCCCTGAAAATGTTTAAAAAATTTGCCCCCTATTTCTGCGCCAATTTCAAATTTTCCAACGCCATTTTAAAATCCTTGATACGGGCTGAAAATATGAACGAACTTTGCGACAACATACGGCGTCTTCTGGACCCGCCGCCCCAGACATTGAGTTTACCCAACATCAATCTGTTTGTTTGACAATCTTGTGTTCACAAAACAAATGCAGTAAAAAAGAAAGTACAGAGATAAAAAAATGGATAAAATCTTCTTTTTTAAAAAATTCAGCGTGTTAGCCGCCGCCAGTTTAATCATCGGCTGTGCAGGCTCCCCCAAACCTGAACCATCACAAATGGCCTTAGGGAGATGGCAGAACTTACCCATCAATGCAGACGGCAGCAAAGATGACTGGCCAAGATCCGCGCCGCAATACCAAAACAGCGAAACAGAGACAAAAATATGGATCAGCAACGATGCCAAAAAGGTCTGTTTACTGGCGGAAATTAAAAATCCCGAAATAGCCCGGCAGTTGACCCAGGGCAATCTGATCCTAACCGTGGAAACAAATGAAAAAGACGCCAAGCCGTTTTTAATCCAGCTTAAAGGTCACACCCCATTCATCGCCCATGGGGAACAGGGACAGGATACACCGACACCGGCATCCACGCCCCAAGACAGGCCGTCCATGCCGGGGGGACACTTGCCGGACGCCCTTGTGGTAACCTACCCCTTTTCCTCCGGCCCCGTCACCATGTCCATGAAGGAAGCCCGGTCCACAGGCATCGCCCTTGGCCTGGCAGATGCAGGCCGCCACACTCTGATTTTTGAAGCGGTGATCCGCTTTGATGCAATATTCTATAACGTCCCCCCGATCCCAGGAACTGTTATTAACATTGTGCTGTCAGCCAAAGATCGTTCTTATGCCATGAAACGGCGGAAAGATCCGAATGGAAACGAAAATCCAAATGAAAACAAAGACGAGCAGCCTAAAGGAACGCCTCCCGGAGGAGAACCGCCCGATCACGGATCTTTTGACCACAAAAACGACGCCAAACCAGATGATGTGAAACAAAAAAAATCATCAAATGAGGCCTTCAGGGCCGCAGTTAAAATTACCCTGGCCGGCCCCACAGAATAAACGCCGGGCCACAGACGAACAATGACGGAACACAATAGATTGGACCTGACACAATTTAAATGCTCAGGATGCGGGGTTTGCTGCAGACAAAGCGGTTACGTCCGCCTGACAGCCAAAGAGCCGGATATCATCGCCGATTTTTTGAATATGGATGTCCGGGATTTTATAGAAAAATTCACCTGCCTGACCAGGGACCGCAACGGCCTTTCAATCATTGATGCCCCGGACGGCGCCTGTATTTTCCTGGACAGTGACGGCTGCCGCATTAATCCTGTCAAACCCGCCCAGTGCCGGGATTTTCCGGTTAAATGGCAGTTCTCTGACTTCGAAGAGATATGTGAATGGGCACGAAAAAACAGATAGTGATTGCATAGAGACACCCAATGAATCACCCCATACAAGGAGGATTAAAAATAAAATGGTAAAAGAACTTGACTGCAGGAAGATGGATTGTCCCGCACCTGTACTGGAAACAAAAAAATGCCTGGAGAGTGATGCCGTATCACAGATCCGGGTGATGGTGGATAATGATGCCGCAGTTGAAAACGTCAGCCGGTTTTTAACCTATGCCGGTTTTGAGGTGGGTGTAGAATCCGACGGGGCCGTGTCCATTGTGGAAGGGACCCGGGACCAGGCCGATGCCGTTGTGCTTGATTCCGGACCGGCTCGGAAATCAGAGGCCCAAAGCCAATCAACTGCAGCGGACAGCCCCGCTAAAATCATGGTGATGGCCGCATCCAACAAAATGGGTGTCGGGGATGATGAGCTGGGCGCAAAACTGATGATCAATTTCATCAAAACGTTAAAGGAGATGGGAAAGGAGCTGTGGCGACTGGTTTTTGTCAACCATGGCGTCACCCTTGCCACGGTCGATTCTCCGGTGCTTGAAGACCTGCGCGAACTTGAAGCGTCAGGCGTCACCATTCTGGTGTGCGGCACCTGTCTGACCCATCTGGAACTGATGGAGAAAAAAGCCATTGGTCAGACCACCAATATGCTGGATATTGTGACGGCCATGCAGTTAGCCGACAAAGTCATCAATATTTAGGCGCTAATGACAAGGGTTCAATTTTTGGTCACGAAGAACTCATCAATCATGTGATCGGCCTTTAACCGGTTGCCGTAGACTTGGGCACTGTTCTGGTCCGTGAACTCGGATACACGGACCAGATACCAGGTTTTGCCGCCACCTGTTGTCTCCTTCATGGTGGTGTCGATTCCCTTTGCGGCAAGGGTTGCCATATATTTTTCGGCATGGGCTTTTTTATGATAGGCCGCCACCTGGATGGTAAACGGTTTAGGTATCATAATTTTTATCTGCTGTGCCGGTTGTTCCACTGG
This window contains:
- the yedF gene encoding sulfurtransferase-like selenium metabolism protein YedF, encoding MVKELDCRKMDCPAPVLETKKCLESDAVSQIRVMVDNDAAVENVSRFLTYAGFEVGVESDGAVSIVEGTRDQADAVVLDSGPARKSEAQSQSTAADSPAKIMVMAASNKMGVGDDELGAKLMINFIKTLKEMGKELWRLVFVNHGVTLATVDSPVLEDLRELEASGVTILVCGTCLTHLELMEKKAIGQTTNMLDIVTAMQLADKVINI
- a CDS encoding tRNA-dihydrouridine synthase family protein; translation: MTQLNFDTTAAGTINTAQDLTRYLTRPLNIGNKTISNRMVLAPMAGLGHIAFRQLVTRFAGFGLLFTGMCSAKAVPHENPKVSHVFSWRPEELGHTVCQLFGPEPEIMARAAQRIETEGFFGVDLNFGCSVAAICKKGCGAALLKTPEKAVNIVSAVRNAVSCPVFVKFRTGWKDEPQFPVTMARAFEDAGADALTFHPRVAPDRRSRRPKWELIGKVRDAVSIPVFGNGNLFAPEHGIKMIRETGCQGLSIGRMAVARPWMFAQWTQGFQPESTIYMETALEMAGLLSAHYEDHFALKMFKKFAPYFCANFKFSNAILKSLIRAENMNELCDNIRRLLDPPPQTLSLPNINLFV
- a CDS encoding YkgJ family cysteine cluster protein, with product MTEHNRLDLTQFKCSGCGVCCRQSGYVRLTAKEPDIIADFLNMDVRDFIEKFTCLTRDRNGLSIIDAPDGACIFLDSDGCRINPVKPAQCRDFPVKWQFSDFEEICEWARKNR